A genomic region of Saccopteryx bilineata isolate mSacBil1 chromosome 1, mSacBil1_pri_phased_curated, whole genome shotgun sequence contains the following coding sequences:
- the CCDC38 gene encoding coiled-coil domain-containing protein 38, which translates to MSSQFLPTPLTSGDKVKDEETKNKRPYKISFKDLFLFKENERVAKQKEKNLNRSMKIYQKTTFSSRMKSRSHLSQIAFRSDTVSGSLEKCGLDPALILSLTEGTDTKKTIREFINEQRDRFLLEYALSTKRNMINKYEKHMATKERQLIRAETKLQDDAVAFEEFLQQNYQRSVDALKVAAQETRNKLQMTAELKKASMEAQAVNNEISKTEFLLKEYIKYGLFLLKLSPKQWQIQQTLKKMQTSKSKENMDGTLSKILTKLSLKKRESSTEDTRRLSFSEEYSPGRYSQGKLRWKPTGSQEKSISSIPNLSESIGSEDSLEFLLDDDMDYDLEPEIYFKEPEELLQVLTELEEQNLTLIQYSQDVDENLEDVNKREKLIQDKINSNIDFLLEHKNMLKASCVREEETAAELELRCRLFSFGEFNSEAQEKLIEALSKKINQVYKVCIGDDEVGSLNLVQKMAKVESRLVELSDLIDSIPKENVEAIKRIKQKERRQKLREEKMKEKQRHQEERLRAALERAVAQPKKKLGRRLIYRSKPPSATKPVLLAVQETITQSLEDEYFFT; encoded by the exons ATGTCATCACAATTTTTGCCGACACCACTGACTTCTGGAG atAAAGTAAAAGACGAGGAAACCAAAAACAAGAGGCCATATAAGATCTCTTTCAAAGAtctctttcttttcaaagaaaatgaaagggtGGCaaagcaaaag GAAAAAAATTTGAACCGCAGCATGAAAATTTACCAAAAGACTACTTTTTCATCTCGAATGAAGAGTCGTTCACACTTGAGCCAAATAGCATTCCGCTCTGACACAGTTTCTGGCTCACTTGAAAAATGTGGGCTAGATCCGGCTCTCATTCTCAGTTTAACAGAAG gTACAGACACAAAGAAGACTATCCGTGAATTTATTAATGAACAGAGAGACAGGTTCCTGCTTGAG TACGCTCTGTCAACCAAAAGGAACATGATCAACAAGTATGAGAAACACATGGCGACGAAGGAACGGCAACTCATAAGAGCAGAAACAAAGCTCCAAGACGATGCAGTAGCCTTCGAAGAGTTCCTTCAACAAAATTACCAGAGATCTGTAGACGCCCTTAAAGT GGCAGCACAAGAAACTAGAAACAAACTCCAAATGACGGCTGAGCTAAAGAAAGCAAGTATGGAGGCACAGGCAGTAAACAA TGAAATATCAAAAACAGAATTCCTTCTTAAAGAGTACATTAAATATGGACTTTTTCTGCTGAAATTGTCTCCAAAACAGTGGCAAATCCAACAAACGCTGAAAAAGATGCAGACATCAAAGAGTAAAGAAAATATGGATGGCactctttcaaaaatattaacaa aattaagtttaaagaaaagagagagcagtaCTGAGGACACCAGGAGGCTGTCATTTTCAGAAGAGTATTCTCCGGGAAGATACAGCCAAG GGAAACTACGCTGGAAGCCTACAGGCAGCCAAGAGAAGAGCATATCATCCATACCAAA cctCTCTGAAAGTATAGGTTCAGAAGACAGTCTGGAATTCCTTTTAGATGATGATATGGACTATGATCTG GAGCCAGAGatttatttcaaagaaccagaagaGTTACTTCAAGTCCTCACAGAGCTGGAAGAGCAGAATCTTACTTTGATACAATATTCCCAAGATGTAGATGAAAATCTTGAAGatgttaataaaagagaaaaactcatacAAGATAAAAT AAATAGCAACATCGATTTTCTTTTGGAGCACAAGAACATGCTTAAGGCTAGCTGTGTGAGAGAAGAGGAAACAGCAGCAGAACTGGAATTAAGGTGCAGGCTATTTAGTTTTGGAGAATTTAATTCAGAAGCCCAG GAAAAACTGATAGAGGCACttagtaaaaaaattaatcaagtaTACAAAGTCTGCATTGGAGATGATGAGGTTGGCAGCCTCAACCTGGTCCAAAAGATGGCTAAAGTAGAGTCTCGCCTGGTGGAACTGAGTGATCTCATTGACTCTATTCCcaaagaaaatgtggaggcaaTTAAGAGGATAAAACAGAAAGAACGACGGCAAAA GTTgcgtgaagagaaaatgaaagaaaaacaaagacatcaGGAGGAAAGGCTGAGAGCTGCTTTGGAAAGAGCAGTAGCACAACCAaagaaaaag ctgGGAAGACGACTCATCTACCGTTCAAAACCTCCATCTGCTACCAAACCAGTACTACTTGCAGTCCAGGAAACAATAACACAATCACTAGAAGATGAATATTTCTTCACTTGA